The Treponema succinifaciens DSM 2489 region AAAAGGCCTCTATCGTTTTCCGCTTCAGAGAGCCTTCGAAGACAGATGTAATTTTTCCGGCCTTTTAAAAGCACCGCCTTTATTTTTTTTCCGATTAATTTTTGCGCAAACGGAATATCTTTTTCAAAAAGCTGCTGCTGAAGATTTATAGTTCCCGTGGAAACAACAACGCATTCCTTGTTTTTTACCGACCAAAGCATTGCCGGAATCAAATATGCAAAACTTTTTCCAACTCCAGTTCCGGCTTCAAAAACACCGATTTTTTCTTTATTAAAGGAAGATGCGATTTCTTTTGAAAGTGAAATTTGGGCCGGACGCTCTTCATAGTTTCCGTAGGATTTTGCAAACGGGCCTTGGCATGAAAGGAAAAATGCGGTTTCGTCCTCATTCAAAAGCTCAATTTTTTTAGGCTTGACCGGCTCCACAACCACATAAACCCGGGAAACATCATTGTCAACTATGTAAAATCCGAGCGAGCTATCAGAAGCATTGTAGGCAATATTTTGGTCAGCCTCGCTTGGCGAAAGATTTCCGCTTGGATGATTATGGATTATGACATTTCCTTCTTTTGCGGCGTTTTTATTAACAACTACGGAATTTTCATTTCCGCGGGAACCAGCCTGAAGCGAAACGACAATACCTTCCAAATCTATTTTTCCAGCCCAAAAAACTTCATTTCCATCCGCGTCCTTAATATCAGAGCGCATGGTGTCAATTACATTCTGGCTGAATCTTTTCAAGGCTTCCATAATCAGCGATATTTTAGATTGAAAGAAAAAAATGTTCAACAAGATGATTTTGTATGTGAATAAAATCACAATATTTTCTGTGAACTGTTATAAATTTCACAAAAAAATGAAAAATTCTCAAAATCATGCTTAAAAGGCCGTTTTCGTTTTTATTTCTATTAACAGGTGTTTTTTTTTGTATTATAATATAATTTGAATGTTGCTGTCATAGAAGGAATCTTCTTCGGACTATGCGGCGGCTCTTTTAAAACCATTTGCACACAGGAGATATTTATGGCAAACAAAATCACCATTATTGGTGCTGGACAAGTTGGCTCATCTATTGCTTATGCCCTTTGTCTTAAGAGCATTGCAACTGAAATCGTTATGATTGACATTGACAAAAACCGCGCTATGGGAGAAGCACTGGACATTCGCCAGGGAACTCCATACATGAGTCCTGTAAATATTCATGACGGCTCTTATGAAGACGCAAAAGACTCCGATCTTGTAATCCTGACTTCTGGAGTTGCACGCAAGCCTGGACAGTCTCGTCTTGACCTTGCGCAGACAAATGTAAACATAACAAAGTCAATTATTCCGCAGATTGCAAAAGTTGCTCCAAACGCAATTTATATTATTGTTGCAAATCCTGTTGACATCCTTACATATCAGTTTGTAAAAACATCTGGAATTCCTGCTGACCACATTCTTGGAACAGGAACTTTGCTTGACACAGCAAGATTACGCACAAAAATCGCTGATGTATACGGAATCGGACAGCCTAACCTTCACGCTTATGTTTTCGGCGAGCATGGAGATTCTTCATTTGTTCCGTGGT contains the following coding sequences:
- a CDS encoding L-lactate dehydrogenase — protein: MANKITIIGAGQVGSSIAYALCLKSIATEIVMIDIDKNRAMGEALDIRQGTPYMSPVNIHDGSYEDAKDSDLVILTSGVARKPGQSRLDLAQTNVNITKSIIPQIAKVAPNAIYIIVANPVDILTYQFVKTSGIPADHILGTGTLLDTARLRTKIADVYGIGQPNLHAYVFGEHGDSSFVPWSLVNIASVPVDSYYDSLNGKGKAKPDHAEIEDFVRKSGGIIISAKKCTNYGIGATTARLCEIIKNSNDSVTIASSMLTGEYGISDVCLSILTVVGGHGITGRLVAPLTDNEIAQLKHSADCLKDVIKQLEF